In Cyprinus carpio isolate SPL01 chromosome B16, ASM1834038v1, whole genome shotgun sequence, the following are encoded in one genomic region:
- the LOC109060074 gene encoding protein FAM110C-like: MKPLTPIGSPSPLRLLNKGPDYLRRQMDAGSRGRSVSAVERLEADKAKYVKSQQVINTKQEPVLVPCATPPPVPRRNFTVSTPSTPILPPRNQTVPFSAPLFSRDENEDDSKKENCRNETDVETKNRNNVNKPPIPSPRTPTIAPLVAPHSAPIMRRSNGKRMLRPDSLVIYRQKKECKSPSGGGENANGNLEVKGYSFVRRLFQGSMREKIGGNEAQKMVINEEKASSSRDGDSRMSWSIDKDTVDGGNETRRSSKSEREHSMPETQNNNTGFQEKQSKNCMLISLRNSTGNANNNDMDPWKPVVPQMRSDLKRSKSELRLRCSLAMSEQERFFDYCGLDLDMVERLGPENFLNGASSVDTLSLLLRSVGGGGSEPSEFSRHSGEGLFQEELAEQIPTGVSIIERNARVIKWLYGCRNAAQEGPKESTV, from the coding sequence ATGAAGCCATTAACTCCCATTGGTTCACCTTCTCCACTGCGGCTCCTAAACAAGGGGCCCGATTACCTGCGCAGGCAAATGGATGCCGGAAGCAGGGGTCGTTCCGTCAGTGCCGTAGAGCGACTGGAAGCCGACAAGGCAAAGTATGTCAAGAGTCAACAGGTAATCAACACAAAGCAGGAGCCTGTGTTAGTTCCCTGTGCGACCCCTCCACCGGTGCCTCGTCGCAACTTCACAGTGTCCACTCCTTCAACGCCCATTCTCCCACCTCGAAATCAAACGGTGCCTTTCTCTGCACCGCTGTTCTCGCGGGATGAAAATGAGGATGACTCTAAGAAAGAGAACTGTCGGAATGAAACCGATGTGGAAACCAAGAATCGCAACAATGTAAACAAGCCTCCCATACCTTCTCCAAGAACTCCGACCATTGCTCCATTAGTTGCTCCGCATAGTGCACCAATAATGCGCAGGAGCAATGGCAAGCGCATGCTGCGTCCAGACTCCCTGGTCATTTACAGACAGAAGAAAGAGTGCAAGAGTCCCAGCGGTGGTGGAGAAAATGCCAACGGCAACTTAGAGGTCAAGGGTTACAGCTTTGTACGACGGCTCTTCCAGGGATCCATGCGTGAAAAGATTGGTGGGAATGAGGCTCAAAAAATGGTGATAAATGAGGAGAAGGCGTCTTCCTCTCGAGATGGTGATTCACGAATGTCTTGGTCCATTGATAAAGACACTGTCGATGGCGGGAATGAGACCAGACGATCAAGCAAATCCGAGCGAGAGCATTCAATGCCCGAGAcgcaaaacaacaacacaggtTTTCAGGAGAAGCAATCGAAGAACTGCATGTTAATCAGTTTACGAAATAGCACGGGGAACGCCAACAATAACGACATGGACCCATGGAAGCCAGTCGTTCCACAGATGCGATCCGATTTGAAACGCTCCAAGTCAGAATTGCGACTACGCTGTTCACTAGCCATGTCTGAGCAGGAACGCTTCTTCGACTACTGTGGATTGGATCTGGATATGGTGGAAAGGCTCGGACCGGAGAACTTTCTAAATGGGGCAAGTTCAGTCGACACGCTCTCACTGCTACTGAGGAGCGTTGGAGGTGGCGGCTCGGAGCCCAGTGAGTTTTCCCGACACTCCGGTGAAGGACTTTTCCAGGAAGAGCTTGCCGAGCAGATTCCTACAGGTGTGTCCATTATTGAGAGAAATGCACGGGTCATAAAGTGGCTCTACGGCTGCAGGAACGCAGCCCAGGAGGGTCCTAAAGAGTCTACTGTTTGA